The stretch of DNA TGTGTATAAGAGACAGGTCCTGGACCTGGCGGAGAACCGGCTGGACTGGATCTTGAGGCGGGCTAGGCCTGCGGAGGGTGGCGATGTATCTCCCAGGCTTGAGTCAAGGCTCTTGAGCCGCCATCCTGGGGTGGTCATATTGGCCTTAGAGGAGCTGAGGAAGGTGGAGGACCCCGGGCTGCGGGAGCGTTTGGCGGTGTCGGTTCTTTCCAGGGGTGTGCCCGATGGGGAGGTTCTAGCGCGGATTTTGAGCATGTTCAGGCCCTCCTGCCTGGATGTGGTGAGAAACGTGTGCCGTTGGGGCGGGGTGTACGGAAGGGCCGAGGCGGTTGGAGTCCTTCGGTGGATTAAGTATGGCGGAGTTAGGGACCGGGGGATCCTAAAGCCCTTTTGCGCCAACCGGGACCTTGGGGTGCTGGCGGCGCTTCTTGACATGTGGCCTTCCGGGATGGGGTTGCCGGATGTGTCTGACATGTCCAGGTTTCTAAAGTCCGACAACGAGGCCCTTCTTGGGGCGGCTCTTAGGCTTGTTAAGAGGGAGGGTCCTCAGGCTTGGATGATGCCCAGGATAGAGAAGCTGGCTTCGTCGCATCCCTCGCCTGCCGTCAGGGTTTGGGCTTCCGCTATTGTTAGAAACAGGTCCATGGAGTAGAATGATAGGAACTGGCTGTTCGGAGGAATCTGTTACGATGGAATCGTGCCTTTTTTGCAGGATAGTATCCGGTGAGGTCCCCGCCAGGAAGGTTTATGAGGACCAGGATGTGCTGGCGTTTCACGACATAAACCCGGTGGCGCCATTTCACGTCCTGGTGGTTCCCAAGGTGCACGTGTCTGGCGCTTCAGAGGATCCGGACTGGGAAGTATGGGGGGCTGTCATGGGGGGTGCGGTTCGCGTGGCGGAGCTGCTGGGGGTCAATCGGGAGGGGTTTCGGTTGGTCGTGAACAGCGGAGAACTGGCCGGTCAGACTATTCCCCACCTGCACGTTCACGTGCTTGCGGGCCGACGGTTTAATTGGCCGCCCGGATAGAGCAGGTGGCATAGAAAGGGGGGAACGGGGATGACCACTGTCGTTCGCAGGGATAATGAGTCTTTGGAGGACACCCTAAAGCGTTTCAAGCGGGAGCTTCGGAAGGTGGGCGTGCTGCGGGAGGCAAGGAAGCACGAGCATTACGAGAAGCCCAGCGAGATAAAGAAGCGCAAGAAGGCCGCCCAGGCCAAGAATCGTAGGAGGTCCGATTGATGTCTTTCATTGATAGGGTTCAGGCTGATCTGGTGTCGGCCATGAAGAACAGGGATGAACTGGCCCTATCGGTGCTTCGCATGCTGAAGTCCGCCCTCCAGGTTGCCCAGACCGAGAAGGGCAGTGGCGGGGAGATTTCCGAGGATGCCTTTATAGCCATAGTCCAGCGGCTCATAAAGCAGAGGGAGGAGGCGGCGGAGCAGTACCGCAATTGTGGTGCTCCCGACAGGGCCGATTCGGAGATCCGGGAGGCGGATTTCCTAAGGCGCTACCTCCCAGAGCAGCTTTCGGACCAGGATCTGGGCGAGCTGATAGCCCGTCTGGCCGCCGAGGCTGGGGCCGTGGGCCCCAAGGATATGGGGCGTCTTATGGGTCAGGTGATGCCCCGTGTTAAGGGAAGGGCCGACGGGAACCGGGTGAAGGAGAGGGTCTCCGCGTACCTGGCTTCGCTGGGGAATTAGAGCCTGGTCTTTCGATTCAGCATCCAAACGGTCTAGGACGAGGGCCGAGGACTTTGGGGTTTCCCCCAGTCCCCGGCCCCTCTGATTTTTGGGCTTAAATAGAAATCTCTTTTGATTGCAAGAGTCCAGGGCCCCAAAAACATGGGACCTGGGACCTTACCTGTAAACCCCTTCGAACTGGCAATCCCACTAAATATGGTGTATCATAACCCGGCAAGCCACAATATGTAGGAGGAAGCGGATGCTCTGTCCTCAGTGCGGATTAAGTGAGACCCGGGTCATAGAGACCAGGACGTCCGATGGCGGCAAGGTGGTTCGCCGCCGCCGGGAGTGTCCTTCCTGTTCCCATCGTTTTACCACCTATGAGCGGGTGGAGGAGCGCCAGGTGCTTTGGGTGGTGAAGAAGGACGGCAGGAGGGAGAGCTTCGACAGGTGCAAGCTTTTGCGTGGGCTTATGAGGGCTTGCGAGAAGCTGCCGGTGCCCTTGGACGTCTTGGAAGACGCCGCTTGCAGGATAGAAGGCAAGCTTCGGGAGCGGGAGGCTGGAGAGGTTCTAAGCATGGAAGTTGGCGACCTGGCCATGGAGGAGCTTAGGAAGATCAACAAGGTGGCCTACGTGAGGTTTGCTTCGGTTTACCGGGAGTTTACCGATCTTTCTAACTTCGCCGCTGAGATAGCCAGGCTCATAGAGGAGAGGGAGGATAAGCATGATAACCACTGATGTCACCGGAATAGACCAGGCGTCCTTGGGGGGCCGCCAGCAGCACCTCTTCGGAGGCGGGGAGTCCACGGACCTCGCTTTGATGGTTGACGCCTTGGGGCATGAGGAGAGGTATGAGTGGGATCCGGTGCGTATCAAGAACGCCCTGGTGTTGGAGGCCGGAGTGGATCCTGAGGTGGCGTCCAGCATAGCCGCCGAGGTTGAGGACGACATAATACGTTATGGCAGGGACAGGGTTACCACCCGTCTCATCCGTGAGATGGTCAACGTAAAGCTCTTCCAGAGGGGGTTGGATGCCAAGCTGGCGGACCACAGCCAGGTGGGGCTTCCGGTTCGGGATCTGGAGACCATGCTGCTGAAGCCGAACAAGGAAAACAGCAACACCACCCACAACCCTGAGTCGATCAACCTATCCATAGCGGAGAGGGTGCTCAAGGAGTACTCCCTGAGCAAGGTGTTCTCCCCTGACGTGGCTTCCGCGCACCTTAACGGGGACATCCACCTTCACGACCTTGGCATGGTTAACCGCCCCTACTGTTCCGGGCAGAGCATAGCGTATGTGGCCAGGTACGGGCTTAACATCCCCTCTATCACCAGCGTTTCCGCCCCGGCCAAGCACGCGGACGTGCTTTTGGCCCACGTTCTCAAGATGACCTCGGTTCTGCAGAACAACTTCGCGGGGGCCATAGGATGGGACGCGGTCAACATGTTCTTCGCCCCTTACATGGTTGGCGCGTCGGACCGGGAGTACAAGCAGCTGGCTCAACAGCTCATCTTCGAGTTCAACCAGCTGGCTGGAGGCCGCGGCGGACAGGTGGCTTTCACGGACATAAACCTGTATTACGAGATACCGAACCACTTCCGGGACGTTCCCGCCATAGGACCCGGCGGACAGTTTACCGGCAAGACCTATGGGGAGTATGACGCGGAGTCCAAGAAGTTCCTCAAGGCCCTGTTCGAGGTTTACCTTGAGGGGGACAGCCGTGGGCAGCCGTTCTTCTTCCCCAAGCCGCTTTTGCACATCACCGACTACTTCTTCAAGGAGCCCGGGTGGGAGGAGTTCCTGGAGCTGGCCTGTCGGGTGGCGTCGGAGAAGGGGAACACCTATTTCGTATTCGACCGCGGAGGGGTTGCCAAGCTGTCCGAGTGCTGCAGGCTGTCCTTCGAGCTTAGCGAGGAGGACCTGAAGGAGGCCCATCAGCCCTGGAAGATGCGTTACTGCGCTTTGCAGAACATAACCATCAACCTGCCGCGCCTTGCCTACCGGGCGAAGGGAGATCAGGACGCCCTGTTCGACCTGGTGGACCAGTACATGGAGCTTAGCTCCAAGGCGCATATGCAGAAGAGGGCCTTCATAAAGGAGATCCTCTCCCTGGGCAAGAAGGGGCCCTTGAGCGCCCTGTGCGTGGATCACGACGGGGAGGGTTACCTTAGGTTTGACAAGGCCTCCCACCTCATAGGCATCCTGGGGGTTAACGAGATGGTCCAGGTGATGACCGGACATCAGCTTCACGAGGACAAGGGGGCCTTGGACCTTGGGCTGGCGGTGGTGAAGTACATGGAGATCAAGTGTGAGCAGCTGGCGGAGCGTTACGGGGTCAAGATGGTTTTGGAGCAGACCCCGGCGGAGAGCACCGCCCACCGGTTTGCCAAGCTGGACCTCAAGGCTTTCCCCGAGGAGGCCTCCAAGGTCATAAAGGGCGATTTCAAAACCGGGGAGATATACTACACCAACAGCACCCATCTTAACTATCACCTGGCATTGGATCCCATTCAGCGGGTGGTGGAGGAGGGTATGTTCCACCCGATGATAAAGGCCGGCGCCCTTACCCATATTTGGATGGGGGAGCATAAGCCGGATCCCAAGGGGTTGAGCAGCCTTGTAAGGAAGATCCACCTTCACAGCGAGAACGCCCAGGTGGCCTTCAGCCCTGAGTTCACCATATGCAACTCCTGCAACCGGGTGCACAGGGGGCTTTTCTCGCAGTGTCCCTCCTGCAGCTCCGAGGATGTGGACGGCATAACCAGGATAACCGGTTACTTCACCAGGACCTCCAGCTGGAACGCGGGCAAGAGGGGTGAGCTTAAGGACAGGAGCCGGGTGGCGGTCTCCTGATGTGCGAAGTGGTGGTGGGAGGTTACGTCCCCGCCTCCCTGTTAGATTGGCCCGGCAGGGTTTGTGCCACGTTGTTCACCGCAGGGTGCAACCTTAGGTGCCATTTTTGCCACAATCCGGAGCTGGTGCCGGTGCGGCCCCGTGGGGACGGGCCCTCGGAGTTCCTGCGGATGCTTCATAAGCGGCGCTGCTTCCTCGACGGGGTGTGCGTGAGCGGTGGTGAGCCATGCATGCAGAAGGGTCTTGGGGATCTTCTGTATGGGATCAAGTCCATGGGGCTTCCGGTGAAGCTGGATACCAACGGGACTTACCCGGAGGTTTTGGAGGATCTGCTTGGTAGAGGCCTTGTGGACATGGTGGCCATGGACGTTAAGGCCCACTGGGATCAGTATCCTGCGCTG from Thermanaerothrix sp. encodes:
- the nrdR gene encoding transcriptional regulator NrdR, translated to MLCPQCGLSETRVIETRTSDGGKVVRRRRECPSCSHRFTTYERVEERQVLWVVKKDGRRESFDRCKLLRGLMRACEKLPVPLDVLEDAACRIEGKLREREAGEVLSMEVGDLAMEELRKINKVAYVRFASVYREFTDLSNFAAEIARLIEEREDKHDNH
- the nrdD gene encoding anaerobic ribonucleoside-triphosphate reductase; this translates as MITTDVTGIDQASLGGRQQHLFGGGESTDLALMVDALGHEERYEWDPVRIKNALVLEAGVDPEVASSIAAEVEDDIIRYGRDRVTTRLIREMVNVKLFQRGLDAKLADHSQVGLPVRDLETMLLKPNKENSNTTHNPESINLSIAERVLKEYSLSKVFSPDVASAHLNGDIHLHDLGMVNRPYCSGQSIAYVARYGLNIPSITSVSAPAKHADVLLAHVLKMTSVLQNNFAGAIGWDAVNMFFAPYMVGASDREYKQLAQQLIFEFNQLAGGRGGQVAFTDINLYYEIPNHFRDVPAIGPGGQFTGKTYGEYDAESKKFLKALFEVYLEGDSRGQPFFFPKPLLHITDYFFKEPGWEEFLELACRVASEKGNTYFVFDRGGVAKLSECCRLSFELSEEDLKEAHQPWKMRYCALQNITINLPRLAYRAKGDQDALFDLVDQYMELSSKAHMQKRAFIKEILSLGKKGPLSALCVDHDGEGYLRFDKASHLIGILGVNEMVQVMTGHQLHEDKGALDLGLAVVKYMEIKCEQLAERYGVKMVLEQTPAESTAHRFAKLDLKAFPEEASKVIKGDFKTGEIYYTNSTHLNYHLALDPIQRVVEEGMFHPMIKAGALTHIWMGEHKPDPKGLSSLVRKIHLHSENAQVAFSPEFTICNSCNRVHRGLFSQCPSCSSEDVDGITRITGYFTRTSSWNAGKRGELKDRSRVAVS
- a CDS encoding GatB/YqeY domain-containing protein, which encodes MSFIDRVQADLVSAMKNRDELALSVLRMLKSALQVAQTEKGSGGEISEDAFIAIVQRLIKQREEAAEQYRNCGAPDRADSEIREADFLRRYLPEQLSDQDLGELIARLAAEAGAVGPKDMGRLMGQVMPRVKGRADGNRVKERVSAYLASLGN
- the rpsU gene encoding 30S ribosomal protein S21, which gives rise to MTTVVRRDNESLEDTLKRFKRELRKVGVLREARKHEHYEKPSEIKKRKKAAQAKNRRRSD
- a CDS encoding histidine triad nucleotide-binding protein, whose translation is MESCLFCRIVSGEVPARKVYEDQDVLAFHDINPVAPFHVLVVPKVHVSGASEDPDWEVWGAVMGGAVRVAELLGVNREGFRLVVNSGELAGQTIPHLHVHVLAGRRFNWPPG
- a CDS encoding anaerobic ribonucleoside-triphosphate reductase activating protein, which produces MCEVVVGGYVPASLLDWPGRVCATLFTAGCNLRCHFCHNPELVPVRPRGDGPSEFLRMLHKRRCFLDGVCVSGGEPCMQKGLGDLLYGIKSMGLPVKLDTNGTYPEVLEDLLGRGLVDMVAMDVKAHWDQYPALVGGLDVASNVRRSLDVIRSSGVDYELRTTWVPALMSLDHLRSIRFMLNEDEHWVVQAFRPGRCLDPELDESPAALAEEIRRALGGVRIRG